One region of Halomicrobium sp. LC1Hm genomic DNA includes:
- the trpD gene encoding anthranilate phosphoribosyltransferase: protein MQEYIERVTEGEDLTQEQAREAATAVFEDATEAQIGALLTGLRAKGETVAEIAGFAEGMRDAARTIDPDRRPLVDTCGTGGDDYDTINVSTTSTMVAAGAGVPIAKHGNYSVSSSSGSADVLEVAGVDVEAEPPQVEQAIEDDGIGFMLAPVFHPAMKAVIGPRKELGMRTIFNILGPLTNPAGADAQVLGVYDPALVPTIAEALARMDVERAMVVHGSGLDEIAIHGETVVAEVTGSEIEEYTLVPEDIGLTTADIEDVSGGTPEANAEDLRGIVEGTVTGPKQDIILANAGAAIYVAGEADSHEAGVEAAREAIESGDAARKFDELRGEA, encoded by the coding sequence ATGCAGGAATACATCGAGCGCGTGACGGAGGGCGAGGATCTGACGCAGGAACAGGCTCGCGAGGCCGCGACGGCGGTCTTCGAGGACGCCACGGAGGCCCAGATCGGGGCGTTGCTGACCGGTCTGCGGGCGAAAGGAGAGACCGTGGCCGAGATCGCCGGCTTCGCCGAGGGGATGCGCGACGCCGCGCGGACGATCGACCCCGACCGGAGGCCGCTGGTCGACACCTGTGGCACCGGCGGCGACGACTACGACACGATCAACGTCTCGACGACGAGCACGATGGTCGCCGCGGGTGCCGGCGTCCCCATCGCCAAGCACGGCAACTACTCCGTCTCCTCCTCGTCGGGGAGCGCGGACGTACTGGAGGTGGCCGGCGTCGACGTGGAGGCCGAACCGCCACAGGTCGAGCAGGCCATCGAGGACGACGGGATCGGGTTCATGCTCGCGCCCGTCTTCCACCCGGCGATGAAGGCCGTCATCGGCCCGCGCAAGGAACTCGGCATGCGGACCATCTTCAACATCCTCGGACCGCTGACCAACCCCGCCGGTGCGGACGCGCAGGTGCTCGGCGTCTACGATCCGGCCCTCGTGCCGACGATCGCGGAGGCGCTGGCCCGGATGGACGTCGAGCGAGCGATGGTCGTCCACGGATCGGGGCTCGACGAGATCGCGATCCACGGAGAGACCGTCGTCGCAGAGGTCACCGGCTCCGAGATCGAGGAGTACACGCTCGTGCCGGAAGACATCGGACTGACGACGGCCGACATCGAGGACGTGTCCGGCGGCACGCCCGAAGCGAACGCCGAGGACCTGCGAGGAATCGTCGAGGGGACCGTCACCGGCCCGAAACAGGACATCATCCTCGCGAACGCGGGCGCGGCGATCTACGTCGCCGGTGAAGCCGACAGCCACGAGGCCGGCGTCGAGGCGGCTCGCGAGGCGATCGAGTCCGGCGACGCCGCCCGGAAGTTCGACGAGCTCAGAGGCGAGGCATGA
- the trpG gene encoding anthranilate synthase component II, with protein sequence MSDEAADGDRPTVLFVDNFDSFTYNLVEYVSEHADTEVLRNTATLAEVRAVDPDAIVVSPGPGHPKNDRDVGVTMAVLREVGPEVPTLGVCLGLEAAVYEYGGTVGRAPEPIHGKAFPIDHDGEGVFAGLDQGFQAGRYHSLIADEVPDCFDVTATTDVATDDGTVELVMGVRHREHPIEAVQFHPESVLTAVGHDLIENFLDGL encoded by the coding sequence ATGAGCGACGAGGCGGCCGACGGCGACCGACCGACGGTGCTGTTCGTCGACAACTTCGACTCCTTTACCTACAATCTCGTCGAGTACGTCTCGGAACACGCCGACACCGAGGTACTGCGCAACACGGCGACACTCGCCGAGGTCCGGGCCGTCGATCCGGACGCGATCGTCGTCTCGCCCGGTCCGGGCCACCCGAAGAACGACCGCGACGTGGGCGTCACGATGGCCGTGCTGCGAGAAGTCGGCCCCGAAGTCCCGACGCTCGGGGTCTGTCTGGGCCTGGAAGCCGCCGTCTACGAGTACGGCGGGACGGTCGGCCGCGCGCCCGAACCGATCCACGGGAAGGCGTTCCCGATCGACCACGACGGCGAGGGGGTCTTCGCCGGACTCGATCAGGGGTTCCAGGCCGGTCGCTACCACTCGCTGATCGCCGACGAGGTGCCCGACTGCTTCGACGTGACGGCCACGACCGACGTGGCGACCGACGACGGGACGGTCGAACTGGTGATGGGTGTCCGCCACCGCGAGCACCCGATCGAAGCGGTGCAGTTCCACCCCGAATCGGTGTTGACTGCAGTCGGCCACGACCTCATCGAGAACTTCCTCGACGGCCTCTGA
- a CDS encoding LAGLIDADG family homing endonuclease, protein MSDADAGADEVQLPIKRTTGDTLEDRLTGNAYHNILPARYLRKDADGELIEQQEDLFDRVAKNVALAEAVFEADKRGVDVTVTPDQLKPDHPRRDELAGDVFGKGTTVGNDTETELSVYNVNKFAYDTVVPELPDEVRDHVENVAGEFQDAMENLSFMPNSPTLMNAGDELQQLSACFVDSPGDDIDDIHQTAKEAAQVFQSGGGMGYAFWQLRPYGDQVGSTGGIASGPITFMRTYDQMCETIAQGGARRGAQMGVMRVSHPDVIQFIHAKNKDVSLAETLRLNDPDDFTHNSFAEALEEARELIDEDGKVPKHLRNAVEGHLSNFNISVGITDDFMDALQAGEEFTFTNPRTNEPHVATEETAELYEMFDLGEYVEAGEVLSIPAEKLWERIIGGAHENGEPGVIYLERVNKQHSFDVEEHPDHRILATNPCVTGDTLVSTENGLIPAEELYEQGVARDIVVDGRLSEDRVKEASSVYKTGEKDVYKLTTEEGYELRLTADHRVMTDDGWIEAQDLDAGDTVNIQNRKGEFGQHGSGEEGRVLGWLVGDGHLKHGEERAVLNFYDEDSEISEQFAADVNDIVRAPAGNANYDVGVSEISRDDDYRGAQAVEQRVRSARLYEIAQEIGLVDEKLQVPDAVMRGSEEMARGFLRALFTADGGVQGKKEKGNSIRLTSTSTDLLKQVQTLLLNFGIASKIYEKRHEAGPQELPDGNGDTAMYDRQADHDLVIAKDNLVRFRDEIGFLLDSKNEALAERLESYDRGPYSERFEATVESVDPDGHESVYDLTEPDTNSFVANGLVVHNCGEQPLEEYEACNLGHINLSTLADQDAPDWRVWSQQHADEYDSLEDAVDAFLDDALDNDEFQRRIELGTRFLENVVTMSDFPVEKIEEKVREMRKIGLGIMGLAQLYIQLGVKYGSDEGDEIARQIMRQINHGSKWASHELAQDRDTFDEWDNSKYADPTAYREWFESQTGLDADEWEDGFPIRNHNTTTIAPTGTTSMVGNTTGGCEPIYNVAYYKNVSDDVQGDEMLVEFDDYFLRVLEANDIDVDAVKEEAQEQMADNAFDGVDGLSTVPDAIGELFVTTGDLTPKEHAGIQCACQQGVDSAISKTVNAPNDSTIEDARDVFEYIYEHGGKGVTYYRDGTRSKQVLTTRAQNTEFADMDEGEIVAQIEEVFDGIEGFLEHEAVQDALDQQVESLLEVADGEQPETSPFAEKQSRPDVLHGVTQRIDTGYGKLYVNINEDPERERPFELFANIGNSGGFTASFTEALAKTISTALRSGVDPKEIADELQGIRSPKVAWDKGEQIQSIPDAIGTAMRRYLDDEIDKAYPDQATLEQTAEDEAGSADPNVPETDGGAVTADSSATDAASTEPSSPGEATDADQQELIDAGENPECPECSSLSLYYSEGCKTCESCGWSEC, encoded by the coding sequence ATGAGCGACGCCGACGCAGGTGCCGACGAGGTACAGCTGCCGATCAAGCGAACGACCGGCGACACGCTCGAAGACCGACTCACTGGCAACGCCTACCACAACATTCTGCCCGCCCGCTATCTCCGCAAGGACGCCGACGGCGAGTTGATCGAACAGCAGGAGGATCTGTTCGATCGGGTCGCCAAGAACGTCGCCCTGGCCGAAGCCGTCTTCGAAGCCGACAAACGGGGCGTCGACGTGACGGTCACGCCGGACCAGCTCAAACCCGACCACCCGCGGCGTGACGAACTCGCCGGGGACGTGTTCGGCAAGGGCACCACCGTCGGCAACGACACCGAGACCGAGCTGTCGGTGTACAACGTCAACAAGTTCGCCTACGACACCGTCGTCCCGGAGCTGCCCGACGAGGTACGAGACCACGTCGAGAACGTGGCCGGCGAGTTCCAGGACGCGATGGAGAACCTTTCGTTCATGCCGAACTCGCCGACGCTGATGAACGCGGGCGACGAACTCCAGCAGCTCTCTGCCTGTTTCGTCGACTCGCCCGGCGACGACATCGACGACATCCACCAGACCGCCAAGGAGGCCGCACAGGTCTTCCAGTCCGGCGGCGGCATGGGATACGCCTTCTGGCAACTGCGGCCATACGGCGATCAGGTCGGCTCGACCGGCGGCATCGCTTCGGGCCCGATCACGTTCATGCGCACGTACGACCAGATGTGCGAGACGATCGCACAGGGTGGTGCCCGCCGTGGCGCGCAGATGGGCGTCATGCGCGTCTCCCACCCCGACGTCATCCAGTTCATCCACGCCAAAAACAAGGACGTCTCGCTGGCCGAGACCCTGCGACTGAACGACCCCGACGACTTCACACACAACTCCTTCGCCGAGGCCCTGGAGGAGGCCCGCGAACTCATCGACGAGGACGGCAAAGTCCCGAAGCACCTCCGCAACGCCGTCGAGGGCCACCTCTCGAACTTCAACATCTCCGTCGGCATCACCGACGACTTCATGGACGCGCTGCAGGCCGGCGAGGAGTTTACCTTCACCAACCCGCGGACGAACGAGCCCCACGTCGCCACCGAGGAGACCGCGGAACTGTACGAGATGTTCGACCTCGGCGAGTACGTCGAGGCCGGCGAAGTGCTGTCGATCCCCGCCGAGAAGCTCTGGGAACGCATCATCGGCGGCGCACACGAGAACGGCGAACCGGGCGTGATCTACCTCGAACGCGTCAACAAGCAACACTCCTTCGACGTGGAGGAACACCCAGATCACCGCATCCTCGCGACGAATCCGTGTGTCACGGGTGACACACTTGTCAGTACTGAAAACGGCCTAATTCCTGCCGAAGAACTCTACGAGCAGGGCGTTGCACGCGACATCGTGGTCGACGGCCGTTTGAGCGAGGATCGTGTCAAAGAGGCCAGCAGCGTCTACAAGACCGGCGAGAAAGATGTCTACAAGCTCACGACCGAAGAGGGGTACGAACTTCGCCTGACCGCCGATCATCGTGTCATGACCGACGACGGCTGGATCGAAGCCCAAGATCTCGACGCGGGCGATACAGTCAACATCCAGAATCGGAAAGGTGAGTTCGGTCAGCACGGATCGGGCGAAGAGGGACGTGTCCTCGGATGGCTCGTGGGTGACGGCCACCTCAAGCACGGTGAAGAACGGGCCGTCTTGAACTTCTACGACGAAGATTCCGAAATCTCGGAGCAATTCGCCGCAGACGTGAACGACATCGTTCGCGCACCGGCCGGGAACGCAAACTACGATGTCGGCGTCAGCGAAATCTCGCGAGACGACGACTACCGCGGCGCACAAGCAGTCGAACAGCGCGTTCGGTCGGCCAGACTCTACGAGATAGCCCAAGAGATCGGGCTCGTCGACGAAAAGCTACAAGTCCCCGATGCTGTGATGCGAGGCAGCGAGGAGATGGCCCGTGGATTCCTCCGTGCGCTGTTCACTGCCGATGGTGGCGTCCAGGGTAAGAAAGAGAAGGGCAACTCCATCCGGCTTACGAGTACCAGCACAGATCTGCTCAAGCAGGTACAGACGCTCCTGTTGAACTTCGGAATCGCGAGCAAAATATACGAAAAACGCCACGAAGCGGGTCCACAGGAACTCCCTGACGGAAACGGTGACACTGCGATGTACGACCGACAGGCCGACCACGATCTCGTCATCGCCAAGGACAATCTCGTCCGCTTCCGTGACGAAATCGGGTTCCTGCTGGACTCGAAGAACGAGGCACTCGCCGAGCGCCTCGAAAGCTACGACCGTGGCCCGTACAGCGAGCGCTTCGAGGCGACGGTCGAATCAGTCGACCCCGACGGACACGAATCCGTCTACGACCTGACGGAACCGGACACGAACTCGTTCGTCGCCAACGGTCTCGTCGTTCACAACTGCGGAGAACAGCCCCTGGAGGAGTACGAGGCCTGTAACCTCGGGCACATCAACCTCTCGACGCTGGCCGACCAGGACGCCCCGGACTGGCGTGTCTGGTCCCAGCAACACGCCGACGAGTACGACAGCCTCGAAGACGCCGTCGACGCCTTCCTCGACGACGCGCTGGACAACGACGAGTTCCAGCGCCGCATCGAGCTGGGCACGCGCTTCCTCGAAAACGTCGTCACGATGTCGGACTTCCCGGTCGAGAAGATCGAGGAGAAGGTCCGAGAGATGCGCAAGATCGGGCTGGGCATCATGGGACTGGCCCAGCTGTACATCCAGCTCGGGGTCAAGTACGGCTCCGACGAGGGCGACGAGATCGCCCGCCAGATCATGCGCCAGATCAACCACGGCTCGAAGTGGGCCAGCCACGAACTCGCGCAGGACCGCGACACCTTCGACGAGTGGGACAACTCCAAGTACGCGGACCCGACGGCGTACCGCGAGTGGTTCGAGTCCCAGACCGGCCTCGACGCCGACGAGTGGGAAGACGGCTTCCCGATCCGCAACCACAACACGACGACCATCGCGCCGACGGGCACCACCTCGATGGTGGGCAACACCACCGGCGGCTGTGAGCCGATCTACAACGTCGCCTACTACAAGAACGTCTCCGACGACGTGCAAGGCGACGAGATGCTCGTCGAGTTCGACGACTACTTCCTGCGCGTGCTGGAGGCCAACGACATCGACGTCGACGCCGTCAAGGAGGAGGCCCAAGAGCAGATGGCCGACAACGCCTTCGACGGGGTCGACGGCCTCTCGACGGTGCCCGACGCGATCGGTGAGCTGTTCGTCACGACCGGCGACCTCACGCCGAAAGAACACGCCGGCATCCAGTGTGCTTGCCAGCAGGGCGTCGACTCCGCGATCTCGAAGACGGTCAACGCGCCCAACGATTCCACGATCGAGGACGCCCGGGACGTGTTCGAGTACATCTACGAGCACGGCGGCAAGGGCGTCACCTACTACCGCGACGGCACCCGCAGCAAGCAGGTGCTGACGACGCGGGCCCAGAACACCGAATTCGCCGACATGGACGAGGGCGAGATCGTCGCCCAGATCGAGGAGGTCTTCGACGGCATCGAGGGCTTCCTCGAACACGAGGCCGTGCAGGACGCACTCGATCAGCAGGTCGAGTCGCTGCTTGAAGTGGCCGACGGCGAGCAGCCCGAGACCAGCCCGTTCGCCGAAAAGCAGAGCCGACCGGACGTGCTCCACGGCGTCACCCAGCGCATCGACACCGGCTACGGGAAGCTGTACGTCAACATCAACGAGGACCCCGAGCGGGAACGGCCCTTCGAGCTGTTCGCCAACATCGGGAACTCCGGCGGCTTTACGGCCTCCTTCACCGAGGCCCTGGCCAAGACCATCTCGACGGCGCTCCGTTCGGGCGTCGATCCCAAGGAGATCGCAGACGAACTGCAGGGCATCCGCTCGCCCAAGGTCGCCTGGGACAAGGGCGAACAGATCCAGTCGATCCCCGACGCCATCGGCACGGCGATGCGTCGCTATCTCGACGACGAGATCGACAAGGCGTACCCGGACCAGGCAACGCTCGAACAGACGGCCGAAGACGAGGCGGGCAGTGCGGATCCGAACGTGCCCGAGACCGACGGCGGTGCCGTCACCGCCGACAGTTCGGCCACGGACGCGGCGAGCACAGAACCGTCGTCGCCGGGCGAGGCCACCGACGCCGACCAGCAGGAACTGATCGACGCGGGCGAGAATCCGGAGTGTCCGGAGTGTAGCTCGCTGTCGCTGTACTACTCCGAAGGCTGCAAGACCTGCGAGTCCTGTGGCTGGTCGGAGTGTTGA
- a CDS encoding phosphoribosylanthranilate isomerase, which produces MTRVKVCGITRREDREAVVAAGADAVGVINGVSVDTPREVDDETAAALVAGVPPLVTSVLVTMPEAVQSVARRVETVQPDVVQIHDGLTPSELGALRRRVDAKVVAVVDADHAEIEAYADAADALLVDSVDAEGGGGTGETHDWDRTREIVDTLDAPVVLAGGLTPENVAEAVGTVRPFGVDVASGVEAEGGVKDHDAVRAFVQQAKRADAAAVEAGQ; this is translated from the coding sequence ATGACGCGGGTCAAGGTCTGTGGTATCACTCGCCGCGAGGACCGCGAGGCCGTCGTCGCCGCGGGCGCAGACGCGGTCGGTGTCATCAACGGCGTCAGCGTGGACACGCCCCGCGAGGTCGACGACGAGACCGCGGCCGCGCTCGTGGCTGGCGTGCCACCGCTCGTGACGAGCGTGCTGGTGACGATGCCCGAGGCCGTCCAGTCCGTGGCCCGCCGCGTCGAGACCGTCCAGCCAGACGTGGTGCAGATCCACGACGGACTGACGCCGTCGGAGCTGGGCGCACTCCGCCGCCGGGTCGACGCGAAGGTGGTGGCCGTCGTCGACGCCGACCACGCCGAGATCGAGGCGTACGCCGACGCGGCGGACGCTCTCCTCGTGGACTCGGTCGACGCCGAGGGCGGCGGCGGCACCGGCGAGACCCACGACTGGGACCGGACGCGGGAGATCGTCGACACGCTGGACGCGCCGGTCGTCCTCGCGGGCGGACTCACGCCCGAGAACGTGGCCGAGGCCGTCGGGACGGTCCGACCGTTCGGCGTCGACGTGGCCTCCGGCGTGGAGGCCGAAGGCGGCGTCAAGGACCACGACGCCGTCCGGGCGTTCGTCCAGCAGGCAAAGCGCGCCGACGCCGCGGCCGTGGAGGCGGGACAGTGA
- a CDS encoding HTH domain-containing protein, translating into MSDTPSPHIELYVRSLVPDGAHERQAAVIERLETLDQNDAIEDFSVIVWGKQVSRESAAAHTEEGRYILNRVAEFKQWALSNNVSLESFYQTTEISSEITDDYSAMVLPVMGLAEYEDGELQHVAPCTKGDVVHTIMDRLERLEAGEPPAIEQEASNASIV; encoded by the coding sequence ATGTCCGATACCCCCTCCCCCCACATCGAACTCTACGTCCGATCGCTCGTTCCCGACGGTGCCCACGAGCGACAGGCGGCCGTCATCGAGCGACTCGAAACGCTGGACCAGAACGACGCGATCGAAGACTTCTCGGTCATCGTCTGGGGCAAGCAGGTGTCCCGGGAGTCGGCGGCCGCCCACACCGAGGAGGGTCGGTACATCCTCAATCGCGTCGCCGAGTTCAAGCAGTGGGCGCTGTCGAACAACGTCTCGCTGGAGTCGTTCTACCAGACGACCGAGATCTCCTCGGAGATCACCGACGACTACTCGGCGATGGTCCTTCCCGTGATGGGACTGGCCGAGTACGAGGACGGGGAACTCCAGCACGTGGCTCCCTGTACGAAGGGTGACGTGGTCCACACGATCATGGACCGGCTCGAACGCCTGGAAGCCGGCGAGCCACCGGCCATCGAGCAGGAAGCGAGCAACGCCTCGATCGTCTAG
- a CDS encoding helix-turn-helix domain-containing protein, which yields MREFEFTVQYESGADDLMDLFVETPSLYARSQACFANADAMWRIDRIVGPSDVLDRLDDLYLDESICNECLDMEQCSSTREYQLLDAGPEHRLVYTRRQEIDRCHSIPYLAVDYVGDGVLFDAERSGDEYVWRVLMPEATPVGELYDAIERNLRDGLTLELGHVAGIDGWRGDDAFDADLTVEERRTLQAAVDAGYYRTPRETTVGELGERLDVPRSTVQYRLQRAEGKAVEQFADGSL from the coding sequence ATGCGCGAGTTCGAGTTCACGGTCCAGTACGAGTCGGGCGCGGACGACCTGATGGACCTCTTCGTCGAGACTCCGTCGCTCTACGCTCGCTCGCAGGCCTGTTTCGCCAACGCGGACGCGATGTGGCGAATCGACCGCATCGTCGGCCCCTCGGACGTGCTCGACCGGCTCGACGATCTCTATCTCGACGAGTCGATCTGTAACGAGTGTCTGGACATGGAGCAGTGCTCGTCCACGCGCGAGTACCAGCTTCTGGACGCCGGTCCGGAGCATCGCCTGGTCTACACGCGCCGCCAGGAGATCGACCGCTGTCACTCAATCCCGTATCTCGCCGTCGACTACGTGGGTGACGGGGTGCTGTTCGACGCGGAACGGTCCGGCGACGAGTACGTCTGGCGCGTCCTGATGCCGGAGGCGACGCCGGTCGGCGAGCTGTACGACGCGATCGAGCGGAACCTCAGAGACGGACTGACGCTCGAACTGGGCCACGTCGCCGGAATCGACGGCTGGCGCGGCGACGATGCCTTCGACGCCGATCTCACTGTCGAGGAGCGTCGAACCCTACAAGCGGCCGTCGACGCGGGATACTACCGGACGCCACGGGAGACGACTGTCGGCGAACTGGGCGAGCGACTGGACGTGCCGCGATCGACGGTACAGTACCGGTTACAGCGAGCGGAGGGCAAGGCCGTCGAACAGTTCGCTGACGGCAGCCTCTAG
- a CDS encoding lycopene cyclase domain-containing protein — MLPDITVLGPYTYLATEIVWGLVAASLLWYADAVRTAARTIAVLYPFAYVWDWYTLEVGVFAIPMRTGVELLGIPIEEHIFMLVVPAMVVGAHETLARLDDD, encoded by the coding sequence GTGCTCCCGGACATCACCGTCCTCGGTCCGTACACGTATCTCGCGACAGAGATCGTGTGGGGTCTCGTCGCAGCCAGCCTGCTCTGGTACGCCGACGCGGTCCGGACTGCCGCCCGAACGATCGCCGTCCTCTATCCGTTCGCGTACGTCTGGGACTGGTACACGCTGGAGGTCGGCGTGTTCGCGATCCCGATGCGAACCGGCGTCGAACTGCTCGGCATTCCGATCGAGGAACACATCTTCATGCTCGTCGTTCCGGCGATGGTCGTCGGCGCTCACGAGACACTCGCGCGACTCGACGACGACTGA
- the trpE gene encoding anthranilate synthase component I has protein sequence MTLDIDRETFVDRATADGPVSVRAVAELSADVEPLAAYAALTGRTTDGAPGKGGHTFLLESAEKVASSDPDGAFAPATDDRHARYSFVGYDADAVITVDDETSVEVFDDRIADLVTTDGGDVLDDLRAAMPDVELRGFPDHDRQHLDGGLVGFLAYDAVYDLWLDEVGLDRPDSRFPDAQFALTTTTLRFDHVEETAALVFTPIVRPGDDPGARYDVLLDEVERVETVLDGATDLETGSFVPGHEEAGPRDEYEDAVEHAKESVLSGDIYQGVISRKRELYGEMDPLALYESLRAVNPSPYMYLLDYDGLSIVGASPETLVSVADDRIVSNPIAGTCPRGTSPVEDRRLAGEMLADDKERAEHTMLVDLARNDVRRVAEPGSVRVEEFMNVLKYSHVQHIESTVTGTLDEEADAFDAARATFPAGTLSGAPKIRAMEIIDELERSPRGVYGGGVGYFSWTGDTDFAIVIRSATIEQCEAPAGVDGERTERTTVQAGAGIVADSVPSGEYEETENKMGGVLDAVERIREPAADANEEESR, from the coding sequence GTGACTCTCGATATCGACCGCGAGACGTTCGTCGACCGAGCGACCGCCGACGGCCCGGTCTCGGTGCGAGCGGTCGCGGAGCTGTCGGCCGACGTGGAGCCCCTGGCGGCCTACGCCGCGCTGACCGGCCGGACCACGGACGGTGCCCCCGGCAAAGGCGGCCACACCTTCCTGCTCGAAAGCGCGGAGAAGGTCGCCTCCAGCGACCCCGACGGCGCGTTCGCACCGGCGACCGACGACCGCCACGCCCGCTACTCGTTCGTCGGCTACGACGCCGACGCGGTGATCACGGTCGACGACGAGACCAGCGTCGAGGTCTTCGACGACCGGATCGCCGACCTCGTGACGACCGACGGAGGCGACGTGTTAGACGACCTCCGGGCGGCCATGCCGGACGTGGAGCTGCGGGGCTTCCCGGACCACGACCGCCAGCACCTCGACGGCGGCCTCGTGGGCTTCCTGGCCTACGACGCCGTCTACGACCTCTGGCTCGACGAGGTCGGACTGGATCGACCGGACTCTCGCTTCCCCGACGCACAGTTCGCGCTGACGACGACGACGCTGCGCTTCGACCACGTCGAGGAGACGGCCGCGCTCGTGTTCACCCCGATCGTCCGACCCGGTGACGATCCCGGCGCGCGCTACGACGTGCTGCTGGACGAGGTCGAACGGGTCGAGACCGTCCTCGACGGAGCCACAGACCTCGAAACCGGCAGCTTCGTCCCCGGCCACGAGGAGGCCGGGCCGCGCGACGAGTACGAAGACGCCGTCGAACACGCCAAGGAGTCCGTTCTCAGCGGCGACATCTACCAGGGCGTCATCTCGCGCAAGCGGGAACTGTACGGTGAGATGGACCCACTCGCCCTCTACGAGTCGCTGCGGGCGGTCAACCCGTCGCCGTACATGTACCTGCTCGACTACGACGGGCTGAGCATCGTCGGCGCGAGCCCCGAAACGCTCGTCTCGGTGGCCGACGACCGGATCGTCTCGAACCCGATCGCGGGGACCTGTCCGCGCGGGACGAGCCCGGTCGAGGACCGCCGCCTCGCGGGCGAGATGCTCGCCGACGACAAGGAACGGGCCGAGCACACGATGCTGGTCGACCTCGCTCGCAACGACGTGCGCCGGGTCGCAGAGCCCGGGAGCGTCCGCGTCGAGGAGTTCATGAACGTCCTCAAGTACAGCCACGTCCAGCACATCGAATCGACCGTGACCGGCACGCTCGACGAGGAGGCAGACGCCTTCGACGCCGCGCGTGCCACGTTTCCGGCGGGGACGCTCTCGGGTGCGCCCAAGATCCGGGCCATGGAGATCATCGACGAACTGGAGCGGTCGCCACGCGGCGTCTACGGCGGTGGCGTCGGCTACTTCTCCTGGACCGGCGACACGGACTTCGCGATCGTGATCCGGTCGGCGACGATCGAGCAGTGCGAGGCCCCGGCGGGTGTCGACGGTGAGCGGACCGAGCGCACGACCGTGCAGGCCGGTGCCGGGATCGTCGCCGACTCCGTCCCCAGTGGGGAGTACGAGGAGACCGAGAACAAGATGGGCGGCGTGCTGGACGCCGTCGAGCGCATTCGAGAGCCCGCGGCCGACGCGAACGAGGAGGAGTCCCGATGA